In a genomic window of Numenius arquata chromosome 5, bNumArq3.hap1.1, whole genome shotgun sequence:
- the PDZD11 gene encoding PDZ domain-containing protein 11 isoform X2, with translation MEGRLPYDDFPVVFLPPYESPPAWVPPHERVYHPDYNNELTQFLPRTIVLKKPPGAQVIPDSDAHRAGLQEGDQVLSVNDVDFQDIEHSKAVEILKTAREITMRVRYFPYNYQRQKERTVH, from the exons ATGGAGGGCCGGCTGCCTTACGACGACTTCCCGGTGGTTTTCCTGCCGCCCTACGAGAGCCCGCCCGCCTGGGTGCCGCCGCATGAG AGGGTGTACCACCCCGACTACAACAACGAGCTCACTCAGTTCCTGCCACGCACCATCGTCCTGAAGAAGCCGCCCGGGGCGCAG GTGATTCCCGACTCGGATGCACACAGAGCTGGGCTGCAGGAAGGGGACCAGGTGCTCTCGGTGAACGATGTGGATTTCCAGGACATTGAGCACAGCAAG GCTGTGGAGATCCTGAAGACAGCCCGTGAAATCACCATGCGCGTGCGTTACTTCCCCTACA atTACCAGAGACAGAAGGAACGAACTGTTCACTAG
- the PDZD11 gene encoding PDZ domain-containing protein 11 isoform X1, with protein MEGRLPYDDFPVVFLPPYESPPAWVPPHERVYHPDYNNELTQFLPRTIVLKKPPGAQLGFNIRGGKASQLGIFISKVIPDSDAHRAGLQEGDQVLSVNDVDFQDIEHSKAVEILKTAREITMRVRYFPYNYQRQKERTVH; from the exons ATGGAGGGCCGGCTGCCTTACGACGACTTCCCGGTGGTTTTCCTGCCGCCCTACGAGAGCCCGCCCGCCTGGGTGCCGCCGCATGAG AGGGTGTACCACCCCGACTACAACAACGAGCTCACTCAGTTCCTGCCACGCACCATCGTCCTGAAGAAGCCGCCCGGGGCGCAG CTGGGCTTCAACATCCGAGGAGGAAAAGCCTCGCAGCTGGGGATCTTCATCTCTAAG GTGATTCCCGACTCGGATGCACACAGAGCTGGGCTGCAGGAAGGGGACCAGGTGCTCTCGGTGAACGATGTGGATTTCCAGGACATTGAGCACAGCAAG GCTGTGGAGATCCTGAAGACAGCCCGTGAAATCACCATGCGCGTGCGTTACTTCCCCTACA atTACCAGAGACAGAAGGAACGAACTGTTCACTAG
- the RAB41 gene encoding ras-related protein Rab-41 isoform X3, with translation MSAPGSGGEFGNPLRKFKLVFLGEQSVGKTSLITRFMYDSFDNTYQATIGIDFLSKTMYLEDRTVRLQLWDTAGQERFRSLIPSYIRDSTIAVVVYDITNLNSFQQTSKWIDDVRTERGSDVIIMLVGNKTDLADKRQVSIEEGERKAQELNMMYIETSAKAGYNVKQLFRRVAAALPGMDSTPEKSKEDMIDIKLEKPPEQPVTESGCSC, from the exons ATGTCCGcccccggcagcggcggcgagttCGGGAACCCGCTGAGGAAGTTCAAGCTCGTCTTCCTGGGCGAGCAGAGCG TTGGGAAGACCTCTCTGATCACCAGGTTTATGTATGACAGTTTTGACAATACTTACCAG gcgACCATTGGAATTGATTTCCTGTCAAAAACAATGTATCTTGAAGATCGCACG GTTCGGCTGCAGCTTTGGGACACAGCAGGCCAGGAGCGGTTCCGCAGTCTCATTCCCAGCTACATCCGCGACTCCACCATTGCTGTGGTAGTCTATGACATTACAA ACTTGAATTCTTTCCAGCAAACCTCCAAGTGGATTGATGACGTTCGGACAGAGAGAGGAAGCGATGTCATCATCATGTTGGTGGGGAACAAAACCGACCTGGCAGACAAGAG ACAGGTTTCTATAGAGGAGGGTGAGAGAAAAGCCCAAGAACTGAATATGATGTATATTGAAACCAGTGCTAAAGCAGGATATAATGTGAAACAG CTTTTCCGTCGTGTGGCTGCTGCCTTACCTGGGATGGACAGCACAccagagaagagcaaagaagaCA TGATTGACATCAAACTAGAGAAACCTCCTGAGCAGCCAGTAACGGAGAGCGGGTGCTCCTGCTAA
- the RAB41 gene encoding ras-related protein Rab-41 isoform X2 translates to MSAPGSGGEFGNPLRKFKLVFLGEQSVGKTSLITRFMYDSFDNTYQATIGIDFLSKTMYLEDRTIRLQLWDTAGQERFRSLIPSYIRDSAVAVIVFDITNLNSFQQTSKWIDDVRTERGSDVIIMLVGNKTDLADKRQVSIEEGERKAQELNMMYIETSAKAGYNVKQLFRRVAAALPGMDSTPEKSKEDMIDIKLEKPPEQPVTESGCSC, encoded by the exons ATGTCCGcccccggcagcggcggcgagttCGGGAACCCGCTGAGGAAGTTCAAGCTCGTCTTCCTGGGCGAGCAGAGCG TTGGGAAGACCTCTCTGATCACCAGGTTTATGTATGACAGTTTTGACAATACTTACCAG gcgACCATTGGAATTGATTTCCTGTCAAAAACAATGTATCTTGAAGATCGCACG atcaggctgcagctgtgggatACAGCCGGCCAGGAGAGGTTCCGCAGCCTCATTCCCAGCTACATCCGTGACTCTGCTGTGGCTGTCATTGTCTTTGACATTACAA ACTTGAATTCTTTCCAGCAAACCTCCAAGTGGATTGATGACGTTCGGACAGAGAGAGGAAGCGATGTCATCATCATGTTGGTGGGGAACAAAACCGACCTGGCAGACAAGAG ACAGGTTTCTATAGAGGAGGGTGAGAGAAAAGCCCAAGAACTGAATATGATGTATATTGAAACCAGTGCTAAAGCAGGATATAATGTGAAACAG CTTTTCCGTCGTGTGGCTGCTGCCTTACCTGGGATGGACAGCACAccagagaagagcaaagaagaCA TGATTGACATCAAACTAGAGAAACCTCCTGAGCAGCCAGTAACGGAGAGCGGGTGCTCCTGCTAA
- the RAB41 gene encoding ras-related protein Rab-41 isoform X1, with protein sequence MSAPGSGGEFGNPLRKFKLVFLGEQSVGKTSLITRFMYDSFDNTYQATIGIDFLSKTMYLEDRTVRLQLWDTAGQERFRSLIPSYIRDSTIAVVVYDITNLNSFQQTSKWIDDVRTERGSDVIIMLVGNKTDLADKRQITTEEGEQRAKELNVMFIETSAKTGYNVKQLFRRVAAALPGMDSTPEKSKEDMIDIKLEKPPEQPVTESGCSC encoded by the exons ATGTCCGcccccggcagcggcggcgagttCGGGAACCCGCTGAGGAAGTTCAAGCTCGTCTTCCTGGGCGAGCAGAGCG TTGGGAAGACCTCTCTGATCACCAGGTTTATGTATGACAGTTTTGACAATACTTACCAG gcgACCATTGGAATTGATTTCCTGTCAAAAACAATGTATCTTGAAGATCGCACG GTTCGGCTGCAGCTTTGGGACACAGCAGGCCAGGAGCGGTTCCGCAGTCTCATTCCCAGCTACATCCGCGACTCCACCATTGCTGTGGTAGTCTATGACATTACAA ACTTGAATTCTTTCCAGCAAACCTCCAAGTGGATTGATGACGTTCGGACAGAGAGAGGAAGCGATGTCATCATCATGTTGGTGGGGAACAAAACCGACCTGGCAGACAAGAG GCAAATCACTACAGAAGAAGGTGAACAGAGAGCCAAAGAGCTGAATGTGATGTTTATCGAGACCAGTGCAAAGACTGGATACAATGTGAAACAG CTTTTCCGTCGTGTGGCTGCTGCCTTACCTGGGATGGACAGCACAccagagaagagcaaagaagaCA TGATTGACATCAAACTAGAGAAACCTCCTGAGCAGCCAGTAACGGAGAGCGGGTGCTCCTGCTAA
- the RAB41 gene encoding ras-related protein Rab-41 isoform X4, whose product MSAPGSGGEFGNPLRKFKLVFLGEQSVGKTSLITRFMYDSFDNTYQATIGIDFLSKTMYLEDRTLFRRVAAALPGMDSTPEKSKEDMIDIKLEKPPEQPVTESGCSC is encoded by the exons ATGTCCGcccccggcagcggcggcgagttCGGGAACCCGCTGAGGAAGTTCAAGCTCGTCTTCCTGGGCGAGCAGAGCG TTGGGAAGACCTCTCTGATCACCAGGTTTATGTATGACAGTTTTGACAATACTTACCAG gcgACCATTGGAATTGATTTCCTGTCAAAAACAATGTATCTTGAAGATCGCACG CTTTTCCGTCGTGTGGCTGCTGCCTTACCTGGGATGGACAGCACAccagagaagagcaaagaagaCA TGATTGACATCAAACTAGAGAAACCTCCTGAGCAGCCAGTAACGGAGAGCGGGTGCTCCTGCTAA
- the ARR3 gene encoding arrestin-C, protein MADGSKVFKKTSPNGKLSIYLGKRDFVDHVESVDAVDGICLIDPEYLKDRKVYVTLTCAFRYGRDDLDVIGLTFRKDLYVLTTQIFPPVPDQAPKTLTSLQEKLMKKLGENAYPFTFEIATNLPCSVTLQPGPDDVGKACGVDFEVKGFCAENLEEKIHKRNSVRLIIRKIQFAPMKTGPAPKSETTRQFMMSDKPLHLEASLDKEIYYHGDPINVTVNINNTTNKIVKKIKISVDQITDVVLYSLDKYTKTVCTEEINENVAANSTFSKTYSVTPTLSANREKRGLALDGKLKHEDTNLASTTILRPGMDKEVLGILVSYKVKVNLVVSRGGILGDLTSSDVGVELPVILMHPKPADSKPKSEEDIVIEEFARQKLKGEKDDEDEKEEADKEES, encoded by the exons ATGGCAGATGGATCAAA GGTGTTCAAGAAGACCAGCCCCAATGGCAAG CTATCCATCTACCTGGGAAAGAGAGACTTTGTGGATCACGTGGAGTCGGTGGATGCTGTAG ATGGCATCTGCCTGATCGACCCAGAGTACCTAAAGGACAGAAAAG TGTATGTGACGCTGACCTGTGCGTTTCGCTACGGCCGAGATGACCTCGACGTTATCGGCTTGACCTTCAGGAAGGACCTCTATGTCCTGACCACCCAGATCTTCCCGCCGGTACCAGATCAAGCACCCAAAACCCTCACTTCTTTACAGGAAAAGCTGATGAAGAAGCTCGGGGAGAACGCCTACCCCTTCACCTTTGAG ATTGCCACCAACCTGCCCTGCTCCGTCACCCTGCAGCCAGGACCAGATGATGTGGGAAAG GCCTGCGGCGTGGACTTTGAGGTCAAAGGATTTTGTGCTGAAAATCTGGAGGAGAAAATTCACAAGAG GAACTCGGTGCGCCTCATCATCCGCAAGATCCAGTTTGCACCCATGAAAACGGGGCCAGCTCCAAAGTCGGAGACCACCCGGCAGTTCATGATGTCTGACAAGCCCCTGCACCTCGAAGCCTCCCTGGATAAAGAG ATCTACTACCATGGAGATCCCATCAATGTGACCGTCAACATCAACAACACCACCAACAAGattgtgaaaaaaattaagatttccg TTGATCAGATCACAGATGTGGTCCTCTATTCGCTGGATAAATACACGAAGACTGTGTGCACCGAGGAGATAAA TGAGAATGTGGCGGCCAACTCCACCTTCTCCAAAACGTACTCCGTCACCCCCACGCTCTCAGCCAACCGTGAGAAGCGAGGCCTCGCTCTCGATGGCAAACTCAAGCACGAGGACACCAACCTGGCCTCCACCACCAT CCTGAGACCTGGCATGGACAAGGAGGTGTTGGGCATCCTGGTATCCTACAAAGTGAAGGTCAACCTGGTGGTGTCCCGAGGAGG CATCCTGGGGGATCTCACTTCCAG CGACGTTGGTGTCGAGCTGCCTGTCATCCTGATGCACCCGAAGCCTGCGGACAGTAA GCCCAAAAG TGAGGAGGACATTGTCATCGAGGAATTCGCTCGCCAAAAACTCAAGGGGGAGAAAGACGACGAAGATGAGAAGGAGGAGGCCGACAAAGAGGAAAGCTAA